Sequence from the Anthonomus grandis grandis unplaced genomic scaffold, icAntGran1.3 ctg00001184.1, whole genome shotgun sequence genome:
cattgtaaaattaGATCTAATCTTAATCTTATAAATatctaaagataaaaataatctCCCTGGCAGCTTCAAAGCCAAGCTCTATATAAGCTATTTAGATAGAAAAATAGGATTACTAAGGCTAAAGTacctaaacaaataaataagagaattttcaaatgattttttgaaaataattgggAAATTTTAGTTAAAGATTTTAACCTAGAAAATAAATGCTTTCTACCGTAGTACTCTAACCAACCTGagtcaaaagttttaaaatataatttccctatacttaaaaaataagggttaactgaaaaagtagataaaatGGGTAAATTTCACATATTAGCTCAGAAATGagacattaaaatatattttatagatttagaagtataaaaatattttatctggGATACTTCGTACCCAATAAAAGCTCCTATTAGAATCATAAAAACTGTCcctaatttcattaaaaatggtaaaacaAGAAATCTGGGGCTTTCAAATAATAGCCAAGAAAGAACTCTACcctttaaaataacaaaaaagactAACCCTATTATTCCTTTTAATATAATCTTACCATTATTATCTCTCAATCTACTTAAAGTAAGTAAATTTAAGTCtgatcaaaataaataataagataatCGTACTGAATAGGAAACAGTTAAaccaacagaaataaaaaataaagaataaacaaaaattcctGTGTATCTTACAGATAAAAATTCGGCAATTAAATCCTTAGAATAAAATCCTGATAAAAATGGAAGACCACATAAAGctatattagaaatatttatacaaaCACAAGTTAACGgcataaaataagaaataccgcCCATAAATCGAATATCTTGATGATTACCTAAATTGTGAATAATAGCTCCGgcacatataaataaaagagcCTTAAATAGAGCATGAATTAGTAAGTGAAAAACAGCTAATTTAGTTCTTCCAACacataaaatagtaattatCATCCCTAATTGACTTAAAGTTGATagggcaataattttttttaaatcaaactcaAAATTTGCCCCAGCCCCAGCTATAAATATAGTTAATAATGAACCATAAagtaaaatcattattaaagaTTGAGAAAACCCTTCACTTGAACGAATAAGAAGATAAACTCCTGCTGTAACTAAAGTAGAAGAATGCACAAGAGAAGAAACAGGAGTTGGAGCAGCTATAGCTGCTGGCAACCAAGAAGAAAATGGGATTTGTGCACTTTTTGTAATTGCAGCTATTACAATAAAAGCTGtaataaacactattaaagggttttccttataaaaagaaagtataaataaatttcaaccCCCTAAAGACATTATTCAGGCAATACCAATAAGTAATGCGGCATCCCCAATTCGATTTGATAAAGCAGTTAATATACCAGCATTAAATGATTTGacattttggtaataaattactAATGCATAAGAAACAAGCCCTAACCCGTCTCAACCTAATAAAATTCTGATTAGATTCGGACTgaaaattattatcattatggaaaagatgaataaaattattaaaataataaatcgttttaaGTTTTTATCTCCATACATATACTCTtgggtatatttaaaaattattgaagaaatgAATAATACAAACcttctaaataaaaaagataatcaatcaaataatataataaatgataaaGAGGCAGAATTCAAAGTAAGAACATTGAAttccaaaaaatattcacaacCAAGACTCAAAAATAGACCACTTAAtgaaaagaataataaagaaaCTCTTAATAACAAATAGAAGGAGACaggcaaaaaaattacttaaagtgAAACCTCACTTCTTTAATtccacaaattaaaattttttataaactatttaagTAAACCCAAAAAGATACAAtctcagattttaaaaataaaatatttaatggcaCTCAATGTAAAAATACTAGTAAGTACTCACGAAAATTGATTTGGTAAAAAGTATACAACCCAGAATAAAATTTTCCATGCTGAGTatacgaatataaaaataaagaataagcCGCTCtataaaatactataaaaaataaacaaattatagctAATTTTCTGTATCTTgaaatagaattaattaataaaatttccccCAATAAATTCAATGAAGGAGGAGCTGCTATATTTGAAGAACACAAAAGAAACCATCATAAAGAAAGGCTAggtataatattaattatacctttatttaaataaattcttcggCTATGGGAACGTTCATATAGAAAATTTGCTAAACAAAATAAACCGGATGAGCAAAGCCcatggcctaatattaaaactaaGGCACCCCAAAACCCTCATAAATTTATAGTTATAATCCCCGCCAAAACTAACCCTATATGAGAAACTGAAGAATAAGCAATTAATATCTTTATATCTCTCTGACGAACACAAATTATAGCAATAATAGCACCCCCAATCAaagaaacaacaataaaaataatattaatttttaatccaatttctatgaaaatctttattaaacGTAAAAGTCCATACCCccctaattttaatattacccCAGCTAAAATTATTGATCCAGAAATAGGGGCCTCAACATGAGCTTTTGGGAGCCATAAATGAATACCATATATAggaattttcacaaaaaatactatatttatacataaatacaaaaataagctATTTgagttactaaaaaaataaaaatctaaagaatTATAAGTTTTGTACAACCAAATTAAAGCCCCTATTATTGGTAAAGACActaataaagtataaaataatagGTAAACTCCCGCTATTAAACGCTCAGGTTGATTTCCTCAaccaataatcaaaaataacgtaggaattaaacttatttcaaaaaatacataaaaaataaacaaatttaaagaagaaaaagtgAGATACAGACTCAGTATCAATAAAACTATTAcacaaagaaatatttttcaataataattctcCTTATACACATTTTCTCttgctaaaat
This genomic interval carries:
- the LOC126750050 gene encoding LOW QUALITY PROTEIN: NADH-ubiquinone oxidoreductase chain 4-like (The sequence of the model RefSeq protein was modified relative to this genomic sequence to represent the inferred CDS: substituted 3 bases at 3 genomic stop codons); protein product: IFLCVIVLLILSLYLTFSSLNLFIFYVFFEISLIPTLFLIIGXGNQPERLIAGVYLLFYTLLVSLPIIGALIWLYKTYNSLDFYFFSNSNSLFLYLCINIVFFVKIPIYGIHLWLPKAHVEAPISGSIILAGVILKLGGYGLLRLIKIFIEIGLKINIIFIVVSLIGGAIIAIICVRQRDIKILIAYSSVSHIGLVLAGIITINLXGFWGALVLILGHGLCSSGLFCLANFLYERSHSRRIYLNKGIINIIPSLSLXWFLLCSSNIAAPPSLNLLGEILLINSISRYRKLAIICLFFIVFYRAAYSLFLYSYTQHGKFYSGLYTFYQINFREYLLVFLH
- the LOC126750054 gene encoding LOW QUALITY PROTEIN: NADH-ubiquinone oxidoreductase chain 5-like (The sequence of the model RefSeq protein was modified relative to this genomic sequence to represent the inferred CDS: substituted 1 base at 1 genomic stop codon), which codes for MSNHLMLENPLIVFITAFIVIAAITKSAQIPFSSWLPAAIAAPTPVSSLVHSSTLVTAGVYLLIRSSEGFSQSLIMILLYGSLLTIFIAGAGANFEFDLKKIIALSTLSQLGMIITILCVGRTKLAVFHLLIHALFKALLFICAGAIIHNLGNHQDIRFMGGISYFMPLTCVCINISNIALCGLPFLSGFYSKDLIAEFLSVRYTGIFVYSLFFISVGLTVSYSVRLSYYLFXSDLNLLTLSRLRDNNGKIILKGIIGLVFFVILKGRVLSWLLFESPRFLVLPFLMKLGTVFMILIGAFIGYEVSQIKYFYTSKSIKYILMSHF